The following coding sequences lie in one Arabidopsis thaliana chromosome 3, partial sequence genomic window:
- a CDS encoding myosin heavy chain-like protein (FUNCTIONS IN: molecular_function unknown; INVOLVED IN: biological_process unknown; LOCATED IN: cellular_component unknown; BEST Arabidopsis thaliana protein match is: myosin heavy chain-related (TAIR:AT5G32590.1); Has 145 Blast hits to 140 proteins in 36 species: Archae - 0; Bacteria - 9; Metazoa - 37; Fungi - 11; Plants - 72; Viruses - 1; Other Eukaryotes - 15 (source: NCBI BLink).), which yields MFCRIRAHAEKLFHFLHDSQGGSVIITGSRIELCQILVEVMKDFQMPEPTESPEEHRPGFFCVYEIYFKGCGLTFPLPEALVRYLLALEIALPQLTPNLLRTILGIITIAAEAGYAIGVLKLNELLSVRSFRTKSDTSRLIRTPIEISSRTFRTKKRIGITRGKTLWNSFTLDRFIEANHKLRMSPPGHLLQLPLPPSLSKGTSARAITARRKTMSKSIVEACEVNKSFFQSTVDKKEYSRTLLVNDGSAEWARSAGAYRPTPHRKGHSGRSSHKERSPRCDSPWPTSQTGLCSEPIADLIRKKRDRPTRRSSSPKRDKTRARTDRSPRPSLPPRSMGPPPPVTVSPSSGSGGEKAERRQIRDAGTKAVLVPQTKSLTAMETEGNVFQCFKTGKDTILPAFDRWRPAICERFLLHAHHSSRANSELNDMIELKLEDQLANLSTELMKSNGELQEQYQSAYELSNQMSELQLKYKAVANYQDAKLARSASKAGKGVKGRGMELIQGAIVFIQTEKARMELESDIKEYEGNLLLLDQTHEDDFSEEREWDELKAVLEEKRNRLPALPSSSFNPQQFEEFFTELPPLSESGLDWAGVSDSVEPEVPIAPTPILEAVITPPEISPSTNSETVVIEDDDGSDSVVPSEQPATGEPDETETTAADPESVQIEPEMPENS from the exons ATGTTTTGCCGGATCCGAGCCCATG CGGAGAAACTCTTCCACTTCCTCCACGACTCCCAAGGCGGTTCCGTCATCATCACTGGTTCGCGTATAG AGCTCTGTCAGATTCTGGTCGAAGTAATGAAGGATTTTCAGATGCCGGAGCCTACCGAATCACCGGAGGAACACCGTCCCGGGTTCTTCTGCGTGTACGAGATTTACTTCAAAGGGTGTGGCTTGACTTTTCCTCTCCCCGAAGCCCTCGTTCGTTACTTGTTGGCCCTTGAAATCGCCTTACCCCAGCTAACTCCCAACCTCCTCCGGACTATTCTGGGAATTATTACTATTGCGGCTGAAGCCGGATACGCCATCGGGGTTCTAAAACTGAACGAACTTCTCAGTGTGAGGAGTTTTCGAACAAAGTCGGATACTTCTCGGCTTATCCGAACGCCAATAGAAATCTCATCTCGCACCTTCcgaacaaagaagagaattggCATCACCCGTG GAAAAACCCTTTGGAACTCCTTCACTCTCGACCGGTTCATAGAAGCCAACCACAAGCTTAGGATGAGCCCCCCTGGACATCTCCTCCAGCTGCCACTGCCCCCTTCTTTATCCAAAGGGACTTCTGCTCGGGCCATCACAGCTCGACGCAAGACAATGTCCAAGTCGATTGTGGAGGCTTGCGAAGTGAACAAATCATTCTTCCAATCCACAGTCGACAAAAAGGAATATAGCAGAACCTTGCTAGTCAACGATGGCAGTGCCGAATGGGCAAGATCTGCCGGTGCTTACAGACCCACTCCTCACCGTAAAGGTCACAGCGGCCGGTCATCCCACAAGGAGCGATCACCTCGCTGTGACTCACCTTGGCCCACTTCCCAAACTGGACTCTGCAGCGAGCCAATTGCTGACCTGATtcggaagaagagagacagaCCAACCCGCAGAAGCTCCTCCCCCAAAAGAGACAAGACGAGGGCCCGGACTGACCGCTCTCCTCGGCCGTCGCTGCCACCCCGATCTATGGGCCCTCCTCCTCCAGTCACCGTATCTCCTTCGTCTGGATCAGGAGGTGAAAAGGCAGAGCGGAGACAGATCCGAGATGCTGGAACTAAAGCTGTTTTGGTTCCTCAGACCAAGTCGCTCACGG CGATGGAAACGGAGGGAAACGTCTTTCAATGTTTCAAAACCGGAAAAGACACCATCCTGCCAGCCTTCGATAGGTGGCGTCCTGCAATTTGTGAACGATTCCTACTCCATGCCCATCACTCATCTCGA GCGAACAGCGAACTCAACGACATGATTGA GCTGAAATTGGAGGATCAATTGGCCAACCTGTCCACCGAACTCATGAAGTCCAACGGCGAGCTGCAGGAACAGTACCAAAG TGCCTACGAATTGTCCAACCAGATGTCCGAATTGCAGCTTAAGTACAAAGCGGTGGCCAACTATCAGGACGCTAAGTTGGCGAGGTCGGCATCAAAGGCCGGGAAAGGGGTGAAAGGTCGCGGGATGGAGTTGATCCAAGGGGCAATCGTCTTCATCCAAACCGAAAAGGCTAGAATGGAGCTGGAATCGGACATCAAGGAGTACGAGGGCAATCTCCTCCTTTTGGACCAAACTCATGAAGATGACTTTTCTGAAGAACGAGAGTGGGACGAGTTGAAAGCCGTTCTGGAAGAGAAGCGAAATCGTTTACCTGCCCTTCCTTCCTCGTCGTTCAACCCTCAACAGTTCGAGGAGTTCTTCACTGAATTGCCTCCTTTGAGCGAATCTGGTTTAGACTGGGCTG GTGTTAGCGATTCCGTTGAACCCGAAGTGCCTATCGCGCCGACGCCAATTCTGGAGGCGGTAATCACTCCGCCTGAAATTTCTCCATCCACAAACTCGGAGACAGTGGTCATCGAGGACGATGATGGCTCAGACTCCGTGGTTCCTAGCGAGCAGCCTGCTACTGGCGAGCCGGATGAGACTGAAACAACTGCCGCAGATCCCGAGTCAGTTCAAATCGAACCCGAGATGCCCGAGAACTCGTAG
- a CDS encoding uncharacterized protein (unknown protein; BEST Arabidopsis thaliana protein match is: unknown protein (TAIR:AT2G11010.1); Has 34 Blast hits to 32 proteins in 2 species: Archae - 0; Bacteria - 0; Metazoa - 0; Fungi - 0; Plants - 34; Viruses - 0; Other Eukaryotes - 0 (source: NCBI BLink).), which yields MIAEIYLDNTYKMERERACTVCPLDPGSPLFLSGDGFEPTGVLFPNAFFHFPSKDKKEAYDFMDKVVDKHRRLYDERQRLGLKRQTLEARIARIERKIRAMESDPFQWEWRNFDCVAKIPHMLRMYLRARGQVSGPVNAPVQVIPSDSEDSDDEEEDSNPWKRVKNEPDVDVKNEASTSNPEPAMQEPVPEPLP from the exons ATGATCGCAGAAATTTACTTGGACAACACCTATAAAATGGAACGCGAAAGAGCCTGCACCGTCTGCCCCCTCGACCCCGGGAGTCCCTTGTTTCTGTCCGGCGATGGCTTCGAGCCCACCGGTGTCCTCTTTCCAAACGCTTTTTTCCACTTCCCTTCGAAAGATAAAAAGGAGGCGTACGACTTTATGGACAAG GTCGTCGACAAGCATCGCCGCTTGTACGATGAAAGGCAGCGTTTGGGCCTCAAGAGGCAAACGCTGGAGGCCCGAATTGCCCGTATCGAGAGGAAGATAAGGGCTATGGAGAGCGACCCTTTTCAATGGGAGTGGAGGAACTTCGACTGCGTGGCGAAGATCCCGCACATGCTCCGGATGTACCTTCGTGCTCGAGGCCAAGTCTCCGGTCCTGTAAACGCTCCGGTTCAAGTGATCCCGTCTGACAGTGAGGACAGTGACGACGAGGAGGAGGACAGTAACCCCTGGAAGCGCGTGAAGAATGAACCCGACGTGGACGTCAAAAACGAGGCGTCCACTTCGAACCCCGAACCGGCGATGCAGGAGCCTGTTCCTGAGCCCCTTCCCTAA
- a CDS encoding cAMP-dependent protein kinase inhibitor-like protein (cAMP-dependent protein kinase inhibitor-related; Has 0 Blast hits to 0 proteins in 0 species (source: NCBI BLink).) → MECASRSSDLERREMVKRFKRARANERSSEIGGAVIRVIVLVERRRCSCREVDDDERDAVNRVKRRGRVTVRLRGGAFGGEEIEWALRIQVEFNGSGGDDEVMRSSEEGWGSSDGVDVELRRRDEERFLVLWSVAWRTWASAVGPTMSSCPYCVLFVYCKNPRKSRNLL, encoded by the exons ATGGAGTGCGCTTCGCGATCGAGTGACCTTGAGAGGCGAGAGATGGTGAAGCGGTTTaaaagag CGAGAGCCAatgagaggtcgagtgaaatTGGAGGAGCGGTGATTCGAGTGATTGTGCTGGTGGAGAGGCGGAGGTGCTCTTGCCGTGAAGTCGA CGATGATGAGAGAGATGCAGTGAATCGAGTGAAACGGCGAGGTCGAGTGACTGTAAGGTTGAGAGGCGGAG CGTTCGGCGGTGAAGAGATCGAGTGGGCGTTGAGGATTCAA GTGGAGTTTAATGGAAGTGGAGGAGATGACGAggtgatgaggtcgagtgaagAGGGatgggggtcgagtgatgggGTTGACGTCGAGTTGAGGAGAAGAGATGAGGAGAGATTTCTTGTCCTTTGGTCTGTTGCATGGAGGACATGGGCGTCAGCGGTGGGTCCCACAATGTCTTCTTGTCCTTATTGTGTACTCTTTGTTTACTGTAAAAACCCCAGGAAATCCCGCAATCTTCTATAG
- the MEE38 gene encoding maternal effect embryo arrest 38 (maternal effect embryo arrest 38 (MEE38); BEST Arabidopsis thaliana protein match is: unknown protein (TAIR:AT2G01008.1); Has 18 Blast hits to 17 proteins in 6 species: Archae - 0; Bacteria - 0; Metazoa - 0; Fungi - 1; Plants - 2; Viruses - 0; Other Eukaryotes - 15 (source: NCBI BLink).) produces MAESSTRTRDGRGKSIVFEDSSTRGVGIVDRYREFVDQDGGILDQCEEWSRKIYRGVGIVVRYREFFDQNGGILDQYEEWSRRIYRVRGFIDQELKSSTGSENSTTRTRSGRGFIDYVLESSTGTENSSTRTAESSTRTKNGRSKSIVESGQSMGTPLLGSDLGSDRGILSDTDTRNDRPTVRPTDRPTDCPTDYRLFRQSAFLPFLSFTAVFRQKLMNRRGEWACLAQKLLSGREEWACHVSADMDSSRPRVGENGRVMHELTWILLGRLGGGIIILRTKYRDVPMGIDSIRLG; encoded by the exons ATGGCGGAATCCTCAACCAGGACGAGAGATGGTCGAGGAAAATCTATCGTGTTCGAGGATTCATCGACCAGGG GTGTTGGAATCGTCGACCGGTACCGAGAATTCGTCGATCAGGACGGCGGAATCCTCGACCAGTGCGAGGAATGGTCGAGGAAAATCTATCGGG GTGTTGGAATCGTTGTTCGGTACCGAGAATTCTTCGACCAGAACGGCGGAATCCTCGACCAGTACGAGGAATGGTCGAGGAGAATCTATCGGGTTCGAGGATTCATCGACCAGGAATTGAAATCGTCGACCGGGTCCGAGAATTCGACGACCAGGACAAGGAGTGGTCGAGGATTCATCGACTATGTGTTGGAATCGTCGACCGGTACTGAGAATTCGTCAACCAGGACGGCGGAATCCTCGACTAGGACGAAGAATGGTCGAAGTAAATCTATCGT GGAGTCTGGGCAGTCCATGGGAACCCCCTTACTCGGTTCGGACTTGGGTAGCGATCGAGGGATACTATCGGATACCGACACGAGGAATGACCGACCAACCGTCCGACCAACCGACCGTCCGACTGACTGTCCGACCGACTATCGACTTTTCCGACAATCGgcttttttgccttttttgagttttacaGCAGTTTTCAGACAAAAATTGATGAATCGTCGAGGAGAATGGGCTTGCCTAGC ACAAAAATTGTTGAGTGGTCGAGAAGAATGGGCATGTCATGTGTCGGCTGACATGGATTCTTCGAGGCCTAGGGTTGGCG AGAATGGGCGTGTCATGCATGAGCTGACATGGATTCTCCTAGGCCGTTTGGGTGGCGGTATAATCATCTTGCGCACGAAATACCGAGATGTCCCCATGGGCATCGATTCCATTCGCCTAGGTTGA
- a CDS encoding uncharacterized protein (unknown protein; CONTAINS InterPro DOMAIN/s: Protein of unknown function DUF295 (InterPro:IPR005174); BEST Arabidopsis thaliana protein match is: Protein of unknown function (DUF295) (TAIR:AT5G54330.1); Has 90 Blast hits to 90 proteins in 2 species: Archae - 0; Bacteria - 0; Metazoa - 0; Fungi - 0; Plants - 90; Viruses - 0; Other Eukaryotes - 0 (source: NCBI BLink).), whose amino-acid sequence MSSSSPEEDDCVVAIKFLVPQLSFADPMKATPSHLIGSWDLHNAKPNPKFQRLRKIIKGIGKLKTKALMVFKLDEEANAVYTQDMSDLFIYLTKSDPLCVPTNSWIPLPPNRVLILDVDESRRVSLCRTPSKL is encoded by the exons ATGTCCTCATCTTCTCCCGAGGAAGACGACTGTGTTGTGGCTATCAAGTTCTTGGTACCTCAACTCAGCTTTGCAGACCCGATGAAGGCCACTCCAA GCCACCTCATTGGATCATGGGATCTCCACAATGCTAAACCAAATCCCAAGTTTCAGAGGCTGCG AAAGATCATCAAGGGTATTGggaaattgaaaacaaaagctttaaTGGTGTTCAAGCTAGACGAAGAAGCAAATGCTGTTTACACTCAAGACATGAGCGATCTCTTCATTTACCTCACAAAGTCTGACCCTTTATGTGTCCCTACTAACTCATGGATACCCCTGCCTCCTAACCGAGTCTTGATCTTGGATGTAGACGAAAGCAGAAGGGTTAGTCTGTGTCGTACACCTTCCAAGTTGTAG
- a CDS encoding RING/U-box superfamily protein (RING/U-box superfamily protein; FUNCTIONS IN: zinc ion binding; CONTAINS InterPro DOMAIN/s: Zinc finger, RING-type, conserved site (InterPro:IPR017907), Zinc finger, RING-type (InterPro:IPR001841); BEST Arabidopsis thaliana protein match is: zinc finger (C3HC4-type RING finger) family protein (TAIR:AT3G45560.1); Has 291 Blast hits to 290 proteins in 73 species: Archae - 0; Bacteria - 0; Metazoa - 8; Fungi - 58; Plants - 184; Viruses - 0; Other Eukaryotes - 41 (source: NCBI BLink).), whose translation MEEEGTLIQGDGSYGLYIREQSTSSIPLVLVTENQNKSFYKLAMEAGVPEISIHMPAICRICFDEDVKAEQMYSVALCGHQFCVDCVKQHIESRLLEGCVPRCPHDQCEYKLTFRSCANLLTPKTKSDSSIYLLLKTLKLGDVVSNAVNPFASTAKFHGIVTCHAVITRGVAIRFATHVVPNGSKEVALTA comes from the exons ATGGAGGAAGAAGGCACTCTAATACAAGGAGATGGCTCCTACGGCCTTTACATCAGAGAACAATCAACATCTAGCATCCCACTAGTTCTGGTGactgaaaatcaaaataagtCTTTTTATAAACTTGCAATGGAAGCAGGAGTTCCTGAAATCAGCATACATATGCCTGCAATTTGCCGTATCTGTTTCGATGAGGATGTCAAAGCTGAGCAGATGTATTCTGTTGCTTTATGTGGTCACCAATTCTGTGTGGATTGCGTTAAACAACATATAGAATCGAGGCTACTCGAGGGATGTGTACCGAGATGTCCTCATGATCAATGCGAGTATAAGCTAACATTTAGAAGCTGTGCTAATCTTTTGACACCTAAAACTAAAAGCGAT AGCTCTATATATCTTCTACTCAAGACACTCAAGTTAGGAGATGTTGTGTCAAATGCGGTGAACCCTTTTGCATCAACTGCAAAGTTCCATGGCATAGTGACTTGTCATGCGGTGATTACAAGAG GTGTGGCTATTCGTTTTGCTACACATGTGGTGCCGAATGGAAGCAAGGAGGTTGCACTCACCGCTTAG
- the SUS4 gene encoding sucrose synthase 4, which yields MANAERVITRVHSQRERLDATLVAQKNEVFALLSRVEAKGKGILQHHQIIAEFEAMPLETQKKLKGGAFFEFLRSAQEAIVLPPFVALAVRPRPGVWEYVRVNLHDLVVEELQASEYLQFKEELVDGIKNGNFTLELDFEPFNAAFPRPTLNKYIGDGVEFLNRHLSAKLFHDKESLHPLLKFLRLHSHEGKTLMLNNRIQNLNTLQHNLRKAEEYLMELKPETLYSEFEHKFQEIGLERGWGDTAERVLNMIRLLLDLLEAPDPCTLENFLGRIPMVFNVVILSPHGYFAQDNVLGYPDTGGQVVYILDQVRALETEMLQRIKQQGLNITPRILIITRLLPDAAGTTCGQRLEKVYGSQYCDILRVPFRTEKGIVRKWISRFEVWPYLETFTEDVAAEISKELQGKPDLIIGNYSDGNLVASLLAHKLGVTQCTIAHALEKTKYPDSDIYWKKLDEKYHFSCQFTADLIAMNHTDFIITSTFQEIAGSKDTVGQYESHRSFTLPGLYRVVHGIDVFDPKFNIVSPGADMSIYFAYTEEKRRLTAFHLEIEELLYSDVENEEHLCVLKDKKKPIIFTMARLDRVKNLSGLVEWYGKNTRLRELVNLVVVGGDRRKESQDNEEKAEMKKMYELIEEYKLNGQFRWISSQMNRVRNGELYRYICDTKGAFVQPALYEAFGLTVVEAMTCGLPTFATCNGGPAEIIVHGKSGFHIDPYHGDKAAESLADFFTKCKHDPSHWDQISLGGLERIQEKYTWQIYSQRLLTLTGVYGFWKHVSNLDRLESRRYLEMFYALKYRPLAQAVPLAHEE from the exons ATGGCAAACGCAGAACGTGTAATAACGCGAGTCCACAGCCAGCGAGAGCGTTTGGATGCAACTCTTGTTGCTCAGAAAAATGAAGTATTTGCTTTGCTCTCAAG GGTTGAAGCCAAAGGCAAAGGCATTCTACAACACCACCAGATCATTGCTGAATTTGAGGCAATGCCTTTAGAGACACAGAAGAAGCTTAAAGGTGGAGCTTTCTTCGAATTTCTCCGATCAGCTCAAGAGGCAATTGTGTTACCACCATTTGTTGCTTTAGCTGTGAGACCAAGACCTGGAGTTTGGGAATACGTAAGAGTTAACCTCCATGATCTTGTCGTTGAGGAGCTTCAAGCTTCTGAATATCTTCAATTCAAGGAAGAGCTCGTCGATGGAAT TAAGAATGGAAACTTCACTCTTGAACTTGACTTTGAACCATTCAACGCGGCATTCCCTCGTCCTACGCTCAACAAGTACATTGGAGATGGCGTTGAGTTCCTCAACCGCCATCTCTCGGCTAAGCTCTTCCATGACAAGGAGAGCTTGCATCCGCTGCTCAAGTTCCTCCGCCTCCATTCCCACGAGGGAAAG ACTCTGATGCTTAACAATAGGATCCAGAACCTAAACACCCTACAACACAATCTGAGAAAAGCAGAGGAATATCTAATGGAGCTGAAGCCTGAGACACTCTACTCAGAGTTTGAGCACAAGTTCCAGGAGATTGGTCTTGAGAGAGGCTGGGGAGACACCGCGGAGCGTGTTCTTAACATGatccgtcttcttcttgaccTTCTCGAGGCACCTGACCCTTGTACTCTTGAGAATTTCCTTGGAAGAATCCCAATGGTTTTCAACGTTGTGATCCTCTCTCCTCATGGATACTTTGCTCAGGACAATGTTCTTGGTTACCCTGACACAGGTGGTCAG GTTGTTTACATTCTTGATCAAGTTCGTGCTCTCGAAACAGAGATGCTCCAACGCATCAAACAACAAGGACTCAACATCACTCCGAGAATCCTAATC ATCACTCGGCTGCTTCCTGACGCAGCAGGAACCACTTGTGGTCAACGTCTAGAGAAAGTGTACGGATCTCAGTATTGTGATATCCTCCGTGTGCCTTTTAGAACAGAGAAAGGAATCGTTCGCAAATGGATATCAAGGTTTGAGGTCTGGCCGTATCTAGAGACTTTTACCGAG GATGTTGCCGCTGAAATCTCGAAAGAGTTGCAGGGGAAGCCTGACTTGATCATTGGAAACTACAGTGATGGTAATCTTGTTGCATCCTTGTTAGCACACAAACTTGGTGTCACTCAG TGCACCATCGCTCATGCTTTGGAGAAGACTAAGTACCCGGATTCTGATATCTACTGGAAGAAGCTCGACGAGAAGTATCACTTTTCTTGCCAGTTCACGGCTGATCTTATCGCCATGAACCACACAGATTTCATCATCACAAGTACTTTCCAAGAAATTGCTGGAAG cAAGGACACTGTTGGTCAATATGAGAGCCACAGATCTTTCACACTTCCCGGGTTGTACCGTGTAGTTCACGGTATTGATGTGTTTGATCCAAAGTTCAACATTGTCTCTCCTGGAGCAGATATGAGCATCTACTTCGCTTACACCGAGGAGAAGCGTAGATTAACTGCATTCCATCTAGAGATCGAGGAGCTCCTCTATAGTGATGTTGAAAACGAAGAGCACTT ATGTGTGCTTAAGGACAAGAAGAAGCCAATAATTTTCACCATGGCTAGGCTTGACCGTGTAAAGAACTTATCAGGTCTTGTTGAGTGGTACGGTAAGAACACTCGCTTGCGCGAACTGGTGAACTTGGTGGTTGTGGGTGGAGACAGGAGGAAAGAGTCACAGGACAACGAAGAGAAGGCCgagatgaagaaaatgtatGAACTGATAGAGGAATACAAACTCAACGGGCAATTCCGATGGATCTCTTCACAGATGAACAGAGTGAGAAACGGTGAGCTTTACCGTTACATATGTGACACTAAAGGTGCATTTGTGCAGCCTGCTCTTTATGAAGCCTTTGGGTTGACTGTTGTTGAGGCTATGACCTGTGGGTTACCGACTTTCGCTACTTGTAATGGCGGTCCTGCTGAGATCATTGTGCATGGAAAATCTGGTTTCCACATTGATCCATATCATGGTGACAAGGCAGCTGAGAGTCTTGCTGATTTCTTCACCAAGTGTAAGCATGACCCATCTCACTGGGATCAGATCTCATTGGGAGGACTTGAGAGGATCCAGGAGAA ATATACTTGGCAAATATACTCACAGAGGCTCTTGACATTGACTGGTGTCTACGGCTTTTGGAAACATGTCTCGAACCTTGACCGTCTTGAGAGTCGTCGATACCTTGAGATGTTCTACGCACTGAAGTACCGCCCACTG GCTCAAGCTGTTCCTCTTGCTCATGAagagtga